One genomic region from Motacilla alba alba isolate MOTALB_02 chromosome 5, Motacilla_alba_V1.0_pri, whole genome shotgun sequence encodes:
- the LOC119701672 gene encoding bestrophin-1-like, whose amino-acid sequence MTVTYTNRVADARLGTFSQLLLQWKGSIYKLLYSEFLIFISLYFTISLVYRLILSESQRLMFEKLALYCNSYAELIPVSFVLGFYVALVVSRWWAQYESIPWPDRIMNLVSCNVDGEDEYGRLLRRTLMRYSNLVSVLILRSVSTAVYKRFPSMEHVVRAGLMTPEEHKKFESLNSPHNKFWIPCVWFSNLAVKARNDGRIRDSVLLQGILNELNTLRSQCGKLYGYDWISIPLVYTQVVTVAVYSFFLACLIGRQFLDPEKAYPGHELDLFVPVFTFLQFFFYAGWLKVAEQLINPFGEDDDDFEANWLIDRNLQVSLMAVDEMHQDLPILEKDLYWNEPDPQPPYTAATAEYKRPSFLGSTFDISMQKEEMEFQPLEQIKENEEANHSTPLLGHLGRLLGVQSPNFSRSSSRMNLLRRRGDPASPFSHYTYQDMGKAGSPCGINQPRGDSQEQWDSEEGKLREFDAFMSTPFYERPGFYSAPQTPISSIPMIFPSRRQGRKKPPALSSIAACSTSLRDVIVNASPSRASDVDKSQSSLGSAAKETFVWPTERSKGPDSVAVTVEEGKSSSREAATTGSPGAQSTASNSPKFPFLPEPPEHEKHGSFKSLKSSKASRPPWLNLESTASATPNSEHSSAFHTPSNKTPGGSTSLCFSFTPVTSPALERSHKGNLGPEARSLSLEDAASAPDQHPEVSRNMRDTGNGNTNTPAPKEPRRAESPSPNDSGISLAEGDYVGLMEVILEASESPGEEQMDQYS is encoded by the exons aTGACAGTGACCTACACCAACCGCGTGGCTGATGCCCGCCTGGGCaccttctcccagctcctgctccaatGGAAGGGCAGCATCTACAAACTGCTCTACTCCGAGTTCCTGATCTTCATCTCTCTCTACTTCACCATCAGCCTTGTCTACAG GCTGATCCTGAGTGAGAGCCAAAGGCTGATGTTCGAGAAGCTGGCGCTGTACTGCAACAGCTACGCCGAGCTAATCCCCGTGTCCTTCGTGCTGG GTTTCTATGTGGCCCTGGTGGTGTCCCGCTGGTGGGCCCAGTATGAGAGCATCCCATGGCCAGATCGGATCATGAACCTGGTGTCCTGCAACGTGGATGGGGAGGACGAGTACGGGAGGCTCCTGCGCCGCACCCTGATGCGCTACAGCAACCTGGTCAGCGTGCTGATCCTGCGCTCCGTCAGCACCGCCGTCTACAAGCGCTTCCCCAGCATGGAGCACGTCGTGAGGGCAG GCCTCATGACACCAGAAGAGCACAAGAAGTTTGAGAGCTTGAATTCCCCCCACAACAAGTTTTGGATCCCGTGCGTGTGGTTCTCCAACCTGGCTGTGAAGGCGAGGAATGACGGGAGGATCCGGGACAGCGTGCTGCTCCAAGGCATCCTGAAT gagctcaaCACCTTGCGCAGCCAGTGTGGGAAACTCTACGGATACGACTGGATCAGCATCCCCCTGGTCTACACCCAG GTGGTGACCGTGGCTGTTTACAGCTTCTTCCTGGCCTGTCTGATCGGGAGGCAATTCCTGGATCCAGAGAAAGCATATCCTGGCCACGAGCTGGATCTCTTTGTGCCCGTCTTTACGTTTTTGCAATTCTTCTTTTATGCTGGCTGGTTAAAG GTGGCTGAGCAGCTCATCAACCCTTTTGGGGAGGACGACGATGACTTTGAAGCCAACTGGCTCATTGACAGGAACCTGCAG GTCTCTCTCATGGCAGTGGATGAGATGCACCAGGATTTACCCATTCTGGAGAAGGACCTCTACTGGAACGAGCCTGATCCCCAGCCACCCTACACCGCGGCCACCGCTGAGTACAAGCGCCCGTCCTTCCTGGGCTCCACTTTTGACATCAG CATGCAGAAGGAAGAGATGGAgttccagcccctggagcagatTAAAGAGAACGAGGAGGCCAACCACTCCACTCCTTTGTTGGGACACCTGGGCCGCCTCCTGGGTGTCCAGTCCCCGAACTTCTCCAGGTCCTCTTCCCGGATGAACCTGCTGCGCCGGCGAGGAGATCCCGCGTCACCCTTCTCCCATTATACCTACCAGGACATGGGGAAGGCCGGAAGCCCTTGTGGCATCAATCAGCCAAGGGGAGACTCCCAGGAGCAGTGGGACAGCGAAGAGGGAAAACTAAGGGAGTTTGATGCTTTCATGTCCACCCCCTTTTACGAGAGGCCTGGGTTCTACAGCGCTCCACAGACACCCATCAGCTCCATCCCCATGATTTTCCCTTCCCGACGCCAAGGGCGGAAGAAGCCACCGGCGCTCTCCAGCATTGCTGCGTGCTCCACCTCCCTTCGGGATGTCATTGTCAACGCCTCCCCTTCCAGGGCCAGCGACGTGGACAAGAgtcagagctccctgggctctgctgcaaaGGAAACCTTTGTTTGGCCAACAGAACGGAGTAAAGGTCCCGACTCCGTGGCCGTGACAGTAGAAGAAGgaaagagcagctccagggaagctgCCACCACGGGAAGCCCAGGAGCGCAGTCCACAGCGTCCAACAGCCCCAAATTCCCCTTCCTGCCAGAGCCCCCTGAGCACGAGAAGCACGGCAGCTTCAAAAGCCTGAAAAGCTCCAAAGCCTCACGCCCACCCTGGCTAAACCTGGAGAGCACAGCCTCAGCCACTCCCAATTCGGAGCATTCCAGTGCCTTTCACACCCCCAGCAACAAAACCCCCGGAGGCAGCAcctccctctgcttctccttcacTCCCGTCACCTCTCCAGCACTGGAAAGGTCCCACAAGGGCAACCTGGGCCCTGAGGCTCGCAGCCTGAGCTTGGAAGATGCAGCCAGCGCTCCAGACCAGCACCCAGAGGTTTCCAGGAACATGAGAGACACTGGGAATGGAAACACCAACACCCCAGCTCCCAAAgagcccaggagagcagagagtcCATCCCCCAACGACTCTGGAATTTCCCTAGCTGAGGGTGACTATGTGGGGCTGATGGAGGTGATTCTGGAGGCCAGTGAAagcccaggggaggagcagaTGGACCAGTACAGCTAA
- the LOC119701653 gene encoding olfactory receptor 5V1-like, which produces MQRVNLSAVSEFVFVGLSDAPEIRLLLFVLFLLIYLATMAGNITLLTAISTDSHLHSPMYFFLGNLSLLDLLCSTITVPKMLGALLLEHKEISFSGCLFQHFSLITVVGTEIFLLTVMAYDRYVAVCHPLRYLSIVSTKLCAQLALGTWATGLLNSLLHTSLVFTLSFCGPNKIQQYYCDIPPVLALSCSSTHSRELVILVVAGVLGSSACVVTVVSYIRILLEILARKSPGIWHKAFSTCGSHLAVVCLFYGTTICTYVRPSFTYSPHWDRVVSMLYGMLTPLLNPIIYSLRNKEVKCALKRVISQVRRALTRQENLARSPPSAG; this is translated from the coding sequence ATGCAGAGGGTCAACCTCTCAGCAGTATCCGAATTTGTTTTCGTGGGCCTCTCTGATGCTCCAGAAATCCGTTTGCTTCTCTTTGTGTTGTTTCTGCTCATTTATTTGGCCACCATGGCAGGCAACATCACTCTGCTCACTGCCATCAGCACTGACTCCCACCTGCACAGCCCCATGTACTTCTTCCTCGGCAACTTATCCCTGCTGGATCTCCTATGTTCCACCATCACCGTGCCCAAGATGCTGGGGGccttgctgctggagcacaAAGAGATTTCTTTCTCTGGCTGCCTGTTCCAGCACTTTTCCCTCATTACTGTGGTGGGCACAGAGATTTTCCTCCTGACTGTGATGGCCTACGACCGCTACGTGGCTGTGTGCCACCCCCTGAGGTACCTGAGCATCGTGAGCACCAAGCTGTGTGCtcagctggccctgggcaccTGGGCAACAGGGCTTCTGAACTCCCTGCTGCACACCTCTCTGGTTTTCACACTCTCTTTCTGTGGTCCTAACAAAATCCAGCAGTATTACTGCGACattcctcctgtgctggccctCTCCTGCTCGTCCACCCACAGCAGGGAGTTGGTGATCCTGGTGGTGGCcggggtgctggggagcagcgcCTGCGTGGTCACCGTGGTCTCTTACATCCGTATCCTCCTGGAAATCCTGGCCAGGAAGTCCCCTGGGATCTGGCACAAGGCTTTCTCCACCTGTGGTTCTCACCTGGCCGTAGTTTGCCTCTTTTACGGGACCACCATCTGCACCTACGTCCGCCCTTCCTTCACCTATTCCCCGCACTGGGATAGGGTCGTGTCCATGCTCTATGGAATGCTCACCCCGCTCCTAAACCCCATCATCTACAGCCTCAGGAACAAAGAGGTAAAATGTGCCCTAAAAAGAGTGATCAGCCAGGTGAGAAGGGCTTTAACAAGACAAGAAAACCTCGCTCGGTCTCCACCATCAGCTGGGTAG
- the LOC119701671 gene encoding ferritin heavy chain produces MAAPPSQVRQNYHQDCEAAVNRQINLELYASYVYLSMSYYFDRDDVALKNFAKYFLHQSHEEREHAEKLMKLQNQRGGRIFLQDVKKPDRDDWENGLTAMECALHLEKNVNQSLLELHKLATEKNDPHLCDFIETHYLDEQVKAIKELGDHVTNLRKMGAPKYGMAEYLFDKHTLGECHS; encoded by the exons ATGGCAGCGCCCCCCTCTCAGGTGCGCCAGAACTACCATCAGGACTGCGAGGCCGCCGTCAACCGCCAGATCAACCTGGAGCTCTACGCGTCCTACGTGTACCTCAGCATG tcctaCTATTTTGACCGGGATGATGTGGCCCTGAAAAACTTTGCCAAGTACTTCCTGCATCAGTCCCACGAGGAGCGGGAGCACGCTGAGAAGCTGATGAAGCTGCAGAACCAGAGGGGCGGGCGCATCTTCCTGCAGGACGTCAAG AAGCCAGACCGTGATGACTGGGAGAATGGCCTGACTGCCATGGAGTGTGCCCTGCACCTGGAGAAAAACGTGAACCAgtcactgctggagctgcacaaaCTGGCGACCGAAAAGAACGACCCCCAC TTGTGTGACTTCATTGAGACCCATTACCTGGATGAGCAGGTGAAAGCCATCAAGGAGCTGGGTGACCACGTGACCAACCTGCGGAAGATGGGGGCCCCCAAATACGGCATGGCAGAGTATCTCTTCGACAAGCACACCCTCGGGGAGTGTCACAGCTGA